The uncultured Subdoligranulum sp. genomic sequence GGGCAAGACAGCTGGTCACAGGAAAATTCAACATGAAATACCTTCTTTCTCCCGGATGGGTTGCAATGTCCAGAGAAACCGTTCGGAGGCGGGAATGATGCTTTGCAGCACAGCCTGTGCGTCGGCTTCGGACAACCGGCAGGCCCGGGCTAAATCGGTGGTGAGATACCAGTCCCTGTCCCGGTAGCGGGCCAGCAGGATGCCGTCCGAACGGGTTACAATGAATGTTTTCGAGGCATTTTGGCTCATGGGTCAGCTCCTTTTTTCGGAAAAGCAGGAAGAGAAAACAGCCGGCCATTTTCTGCGCCAGTAGCGTGGATTGCGCCCGTGGTCGCGGCTCAGATAGGGGGCGATGTTTTCCAGGCCGGTCAGCAGATAGTAAAGCGTGTGTTTCAAGGGAAGCTCCTTTTTAATGCATACATATGTAAGTATGATATACTGTGCAGTAAAAGAGTATGAGGGAACCGGGGGATGTTATCTTTTACTGTACCATTATTATATCATACATGCACATGTATGCGAATTGGAGACTTTCACAAGCATACATGCGCAAGAACTGGCTTCGTTGTGCATATTGCATACTTGCGCATGAACGACCCCGTTTGCTATACTGGTTTCATACCATTTTATAAAGAGAAGGGAGGCTTTTCCATGGGAAAAACATCCGCAGCGGTCAAAAACCGATATGCGGCCAAGGCGTATGACCGTATCAATCTGATTGTAAAAAAGGGGCAAAAGGAAGTCATTCAGGCGCATGCGCAAAAGCGGAACGAAAGCGTGAACGGATTTATCAACCGCGCCATCGAAGAAGCGATGCAGCGGGATGACGAAAAAGAAAGCTGATGCCGGAAAACACTGCGGTGGAATCTGAAAGCAATTCCACCGCAGTGTTTTTGTCTGTGGGCAGGGCGGCTCCTCTGGTGCAGTCCCTGAAACCGGGGCTCCCCAGGGCCTCCAAAAGTTCTGCCGGATTTTTGGGCGGGGCTCAAATTGACGGCCGGGCGTTTTTCTCCTATACTGAAAGTAAAGCAATGCAGAGGAGGCGCGGCCGGTGAACATACCGTACATCGTGGGAATGGGCGTGGTTTACACCGCCGCCCTGGGGCTGCTGGTGCGGCGGCTGCACCTGCCGGGGCGGGGCTATCTGCCCGAAAAAACGCTGTGCAGCCTTTGTTTTGTGGCCGTGGCGGCGGTGTGCGCTGCCCTGGGCAGCCGTCCCGAAGCCTTTTGGCGCTTGCTGCCGGCGCTGCTGTGCTGTGTGGCGGGGGATGTGGTGCTGGCGCTCTACAACAAGCTGCACCGTCCGGGCCTGTTTTTGGCCGGGTTGGGGGCCTTTCTGGCAGGACACAGCCTGTTTGTGTGGGGCCTGTGCCAACTGCAGCCCATGGGCTGGCCGGTGCCGCTGGCTGCAGTGCTGGGGGCCGGCGGCGCGGCGGTGCTTTCCGGCATGCCGGGAATGCAGACCGGGCGGATGCGCCCTTTGGTGGTGCTTTACGCAGCCTTTGTCTCGGCGCTGCTGGGCAAGGGACTGCAGCTGGCCTTTGGTATGGGCCAGCCCTGGTGCTTTCTGGTGCTGGCAGGGGCGGTGCTGTTCTGGATTTCGGATCTGCTGATCCTGTTTTTGTATTTTTACCCTCCCAGACGCACTGCCGTGCACGTGGCCAATCTTCTGACCTACTACTATGCCATGTTTCTGATTGCAGTAAGCCTCGCGGTCTGAAAACAGGGACACTCTATAACTTTGCAGCCACTGTCCTTCCATTCCTTTTCCCGGTGGCGGACGTATCTCTGCCCCTCCCCTTGCCAACCGCAGCTATTTCTTGTAAGATGGAGTCGGATACTTTTTCACAAAGAGAGGTTGGGAAACATGAAAGAGGAAATGACGCAGGAACAGGCCCGCCAGGCCTTTTTGGTGGACGCATTGCAAAAACTGCTGGGGCAGGACAGTCCCACCGGTTTTACCGAAAAGGTGGTGACGGTGGCGGAGGGCATCGCCCGGGAGCTGGGCTTTGCCACCCGGCGCACCAACAAGGGCAACCTGGTGATTACGGTGCCCGGCCGGGAATCCGGCCGCAAAGTAGGGCTCTGCGCCCATGTAGATACCCTGGGCCTGATGGTGCGCTCGGTCACCGCCGACGGCATGCTGATGGTCACCAAGGTGGGCGGTCCGCTGCTGCCCACCCTGGACGGCGAGTATTGCCGCATCTATACCCGCGAAGGCAAGGTATACACTGGCACGGTGCTCAGCCTGTCGCCGTCGGTCCATGTGCAGGATGATGCAGCCACCCGTCCCCGGGACGAGAAAAACATGGCGGTACGTATTGACGAGAAGGTTCACACCAAGGAGGACGTGCTGGCCCTGGGCATCGCCGCCGGTGACTATGTCTGCTACGACACCAAAACCACCGTCACCGACAGCGGTTTTGTGAAGTCCCGCTTCCTGGACGACAAGGCCAGCGCTGCCTGTCTGCTGACCCTGCTGTGGCAGATGCATGAAACCGGCACCCGCCCCCGGTTCGAGACCTATTTCACCCTCACGGTCCATGAGGAAGTGGGCCACGGCGGCGCCACCCTGCCCGTGGTGGATGAGCTGCTGGCTGTGGATATGGGCTGCATCGGGGAGGACCTGAGCTGCACCGAGTACCAGGTCTCCATCTGCGCCAAGGACAACGGCGGCCCCTACGACTACGGTATGGTCAGCCGTCTGGTACAGCTGGCCAAGGAGCAGAAGGTAGACTACGCGGTGGACATCTATCCCCACTACGGTTCGGATGTCGGCGCCGCCTGGCGCTCCGGCATGGACTGCCGGGCCGCCCTCATCGGCCCGGGGGTGCACGCCTCCCACGGCATGGAGCGCACCCATCTGGATGCTCTGCGCGCCACCATGGATCTGGCTGCACTCTATCTGGAACTGGCCTGAACTCACCCGATTTTCTGAAACCATCTGTTCAGGAAGTCTCCTGGTATCAAGCCCCGGTCCCCCAAGGCCGGGGCTTTTGCTGTGCCTGCGAAAAAAGGTGTCGGCCGAAAGTAAGCCTGCGGCTGTATTTTATAGAAAAGGAACTCTGCAGTATACTTTGTGAAAGGAGAGGATTGCCCATGATTTTTCTTTTACTGGCCTTGCTTTCCAGTTCGGTGCTGGCCATGGTCCTGAAATATCTGAACTCCGGCAGTTCGTACGGGGTTTATTTTGTCAATTACGTTACCTGCACCCTGCTTGCCTTTGCTGCCATGGAGCCCAAAGCACTGTATCGTGGTGACAGTACCCCCTGCTGGCTGGGCGGCATCACAGGGCTGATTTACCTGGCATCCCTTGTCGCCAACGGATACAGCATCCATAAAAACGGAGCCATCCTGTCCTCGGTGTTTACCCGTCTGGGGGTGCTGGTTCCCATTCTGGTCTCTGTGGCACTGTTCGGGGAGCGGCCTACCCTTCTGCAGGGAGTAGGCATGGTCCTGGCCGTGGCAGCGGCCGTACTGATGAACGGCCTGCCTGAGAAACCGGAATTTTCTTCTCCCCGAAACAAGGTGTATCTGCTGCCGCTGCTTTTGACCCTGCTATTGAACGGAACCAGCGATGCCATGTCCAAGGTGTTCACCCAGCTGGGCCGCCGTCAGGACGACGGGCTGTTCATGTTTTACATCTTCCTGTTCGCCGGGCTGGCCACCCTGGCGCTGCTGGTCAGGAGGCACCAGCCGCTTACCGGGCGGGACATTTTCTTCGGGGTACTGGTGGGCGTGCCCAACTTTCTTTCTTCCCGGCTTCTTTTGGCCGCTCTTACCCAGCTGCCGGCCTTCCGGGTCTACCCTTCCTACAGCGTGGGGGTGATTCTGGTCATCAGCGTGGCCAGTTTCTTCCTGTTTCAGGAACGGCTGAACCGCCGCCAGATGGGGGCGGCCGGGATGATTCTGGGTGCTCTTGTTCTGCTCAATTTGTAACCTTTCCTGTTATTCTTCGCCCAGCTCCGACCTTTTTCGGCCGGGGCCTTTCTTGTTATTTTTCCGGGAAAGGCGTATACTCGTATCCTGTATTGAGGGAGTATGGGAAATTTTGTGAGGGAAGGTACAGGACATGTTTGGATTGGGAACCATAATCAATGTGGCGGCGATTGTTGCGGGCGGTGTGATGGTCTGGTATGCAGCCGGGCCATCAGCGGCCGGTATCAGGAGACCTTGCTGCAGGCCATCGGTGTTTGCGTGATCTTTGTGGGCATCAGCGGCGCTGTACAGGAGATGATGACCGTCACGGCAGACGGTCTGAAAAGCGGCGGGACCATGATGATTGTCATCAGTTACGCCCTCGGCTCCCTGCTGGGCGAATGGATCAATCTGGAACTGCGGATTGAACAGTTCGGCAACTGGCTGAAGGTCAAGACAGGGAACGCAAAGGACAAACGCTTTGTGGACGCCTTTGTAACCGCATCCCTGACCGTCAGCATCGGCGCCATGGCCATCGTGGGCGCCATACAGGACGGCATTTCCGGCGATTATTCCACCCTTGCGCTCAAGGCGGTTCTGGACATGGTCATCATCTGTGTGATGAGCGCCTCCATGGGCAAGGGGTGTCTGTTTGCCGCCATTCCCGTGGGGGTGCTGCAGGGTACGGTCACCCTTCTGGCCAAAGCGGTCCAGCCCATCATGACGGCACAGGCCTTGTCCAACCTGTCCCTGACCGGCTCGATTCTGATCTTCTGTGTGGGCATCAATCTGCTGTGGGAAAAAAAGCTGAAGGTTGCCAACATGCTGCCGTCCATCCTCATTGCCGTGCTCTGCGCCTTTGTTGGTGTGTGAAGGTGGTTGTTTCGGGTAATTTTCCGATAGAATTTCCAGGGTCCGGTCTTGGCAGGCCGGGCCCCTTTTTAATTCTTGAAAAAGACTTGCTCTTTCTTTGCAAAACCTCTTTTCTTTGCCGGAAAGTGTGCTATACTGTCTGACAGATGAGACTTTTTGCCATACCACTAAAATTATGGGCAAAGAAGGAGGAAATTCTGTTGAAGATCTATGTTTCAGCGGCAGCGCCCCGCAGCGGTGACGGCACCCAGGCACGGCCGTATCAGACCATCAGCGAGGCAGCCAAGGTAGCCGAGGCCGGGGACGAAGTCATCGTGATGCCCGGCTTCTACCGGGAGTGGGTAAACCCCGTCCGTGGCGGCGAGAGCGACGACAAGCGCATCACCTACCGCTCGGCGGTGCCCGGCTGTGCGGTAATCACCGGTGCGGAGCCGGTCAAGGGCTGGACCCATTACCAAGGCAACGTGTGGATGGTGCGGGTTTCCAACAGCCTGTTCGGCGATTACAACCCCTATACCACCTTTGTGTACGGGGACTGGTACTTTTCCGGCAAATCCAAGCACACCGGCTGCGTGTATCTCAATGACAAAGCCATGTATGAAGCCGGCAGCCTGGAAGAATGCATCAAGGGCGAGGTATATCCCTGCTCCTGGGAGCCGGAGGCTTCGGTCTACAAGTGGTATGCCGAGCAGGACGGTGACGACACGGTACTCTACGCCAATTTCCAGGGCAAGGACCCCAACGCGGAAAATGTGGAGATCAACGTCCGCCGTTTCTGCTTCTACCCCAGCCAGACCGGCCTGAACTACATCACCGTCAGCGGGTTCTGCATCACCAAGGCGGCCACCACCTGGGCCCCGCCCGCCGCCTACCAGGACGGCATGATCGGTCCTCACTGGGCCAAGGGCTGGATCATTGAGGACTGCGAAATTTCCAACTCCAAATGCGCCGGAATCTCCCTGGGCAAATACTGCGACCCGGACAACGACCACTACTTCACCAGAAAGCACGTCAAATCCCCCACCCAGATGGAGCGGGATGCCGTCTGCCGCGGGCAGTACCACGGCTGGCTGAAGGAGAACGTGGGCAGCCACATCATCCGCCGGTGCGACATCCACGACTGCCAGCAGGGCGGCATCATCGGGCGCATGGGCGGCGTTTTCTCGGTGATCGAGGACAACCATATCCACCACATCAACAACATGATGGAGCTGGGCGGCGCCGAGATCGCCGGCATCAAGATGCACGCCGCCATCGACGTGATCTTCCGCCGCAACCACATCCACCACTGCACCATGGGCATCTGGTGTGACTGGGAGGCCCAGGGCACCCGCATCACCCAGAACCTGCTGCACGACAACCAGAAGCCGGACTTTGCCCAGCCCCTCAAGGGAGGCATGATGAGCCAGGACATCTTTGTGGAGGTTGGCCACGGCCCCACCCTCATTGACAACAACATCCTGCTCAGCGAAGTTTCCCTGCGGTTCGCCACCCAGGGTGTGGCCATGGTGCACAACCTGATTGCCGGGGCGCTCACCTGCGTAGGCGGCGGTACCGGCCTGCGGTATACCCCCTACCATATTCCCCACCGCACCGAGGTAATGGGCTTCATGACCATCCTGCACGGGGACGACCGGTTCTACAACAACATCTTTATCCAGAACGGTCCCGCCGAACCCAAGCGCATCCGGCACGACAGCGACGATGGTGTGGACGAGGAGAATCGGGCGGTGGGCACCCATGTCTTTGACGGCTACCCCACCTATGAGGAATGGATTGCCCAGTTCGACATGGACACCGACACCCCCGACATGGCCAAACTGGCGCCCGCCCACGACAGCCACCTGCCGGTCTGGGCAGAGGGCAACGTCTATTTCGGCGGCGCCCGGAAATGGGAGAAAGAGAAGAACGCTGTGGTCCTGCCCGACAAGGTCACCCTGGCGCTGGAAGAGCAGGACGGCCGGGTGACGCTGGAAACCAACCTGTACGACCTGCTGCCTGAAATGCGGACTCCCAGTGTCACCACCATGGTGCTAGGCAAGGCCTTTGAGCCGGAGGAGCCCTACGAAAATCCCGACGGCACCCCCATCTACTTTGATGCGGACTACCTGGGACGTCACCGGGCCCCGAATCCCCTGCCCGGTCCCTTTGCCAGCGGGGCGGAGCTGGAGGAAACTCTCTTTGACGACAGCGAGAGCGGCCCTGTGGTGCGGTAACGGATTTTCTTTTGCCAGGAACCGAAAAAGGAGGCAGACGTTCCCGAAAGGGCGTCTGCCTCCTTTTTTATGGTCCGCCGCGGTTGCCTTGGCTTATACAAGATGCCGGTTCAGGAAGTCCAGAATCACATCCAGCGTGGCCTGGCAATAGAACACGTTGCCGCCGTGGTCCGCATTTTTCACCTTATAGAATTCCACCGTCTTGCCCATGGACTTAATATGCCGGTAGAGTTCCAGGCTTTGGGTGAAGGGGACCGTCCGGTCCTTGCTGCCGTGCATGATGAGCACCGGCGGCATGACGGTGTCCGCGTGAATATAGGAAAAGGGCATCCGGCGCTCACACTCTGCCGGGTCATCCGGCGGGCAGAAGCCCAGGTAGTTGGTTGCTGCCGAGTGGGCCGCCATGTGGTCATAGGCCGAAGGGGCATCGTTCATGGTCAGGCAGTTGACCGAACCGTACAGGTCGATGCAGCCGTTGAGGTTGGGCAGAGGCGTCTTTTCCGCATCACATTCCATCGTGTTCCAGGTGGCCATCATCATCATGGCCGTGTGGCCGCCGGAACTGTCCCCGCTGAGGAACAGATTGCTGGGGTCCACCGGGAACTGGTCCGGATGGCTCATCACATACCGGACGGCGGTTTTGCCGTCCTCCACCTGACAGGGGAAACGATACTTTGGGGCGAATCGGTATTCAATGATGATAACCATATATCCCGCCCGCACCAGCCGGCTGAAATCTCCCATGTGGGAGTTCAGGTTCTGCTGCAGCCAGGCGGACCCTTGGATATGAAACACCGTGGGATACCGGCGGTTAGCGTCCAGCACCGAAGGGATCATCACCCGCAGGTGCAGTTCCACCCCGTCCTTGACGGCATAGACCACATCCGGCGGGCAGGAAATGCCCCTTTCGTCCTGGCCGTAGATGATCTTCATGCCCTCTTCCCCGGACATATTTTCCGGAAATTCCTCATAAGTATAAAACGGCTCTTTCATTGGTTTCCTCCTTCATCACGGTCCCATGCTTTCTTGGAAACAGTATAGCACAAACCGCAAAAAGCAGCAGCCCCGGCCATTGGGCCGGGGCTGCTGTCATATACAAACCGATTTGCAGTAAACCGGCTCACTGCAGGAAGAACCGCAGCATCTTGTCTTTCTGGCTGGTGTAGGGCTGGTAGCGCACCGGCATGTCCAGCCAGGTCTTCTTGTCCACGATGCTGCGCAGGTGGCTGAAGGCCTCGAACCCGGCCTTGCCGTGGTAGCCGCCCATGCCGCTCTCCCCTACGCCGCCGAAGGGCATTTCACTGGTGGCCAGGTGGATGATCACATCGTTCAGGCAACCGCCGCCGAAGTGGCAGCGGTCCAGCACCTTGCGCTGCACGGCCTTGTCCTCACTGAAGAGATAGAGGGCCAGCGGATGGGGCTGGGATTCGATGTCCGCCAGGGCGGCGTCCAGGTCGGTATAGGTCAGTACCGGCAGGATGGGTCCGAAGATCTCCTCGCCCATGACGGCGTCTTCCCGGGTCACATCTTTCATGACGGTGGGGGCAATACGCTGGGTCGTTTCGTCCCCGGTGCCGCCGCAGACCACCTTGGCCGGGTCGATCAGCCCCATCAGGCGGCGGTAGTGCTTTTCGTTGATGATCTTGCCGTAATCCTCATTGGCCAGAGGGTCGGCACCGAACTGAGCGGTGATCTCTTTCCGGATGGCTTCGATGAGCTCGTCCCGGATGGAGGCATCGCAGAGGATGTAGTCCGGAGCCACACAGGTCTGCCCGCAGTTCAGATACTTGCCGAAGACAATCCGCTTGGCGGCCAGGCCGATCTTGGCGGACTTTTCCACAATGCAGGGGCTCTTGCCGCCCAGTTCCAGCACGGCAGGGGTCAGGTACTCGGCGGCGCAGCGCAGCACCTCCTTGCCCACGGCCTTGCTGCCGGTGAAGAAGATCATATCAAACTTCTGGTGCAGCAGGGCCTGGTTTTCGGCACGGCCGCCGGTGACAACGCAGACATGTTCCGGCGGGAAGCACTCCTCCACGATCTGCTGCAGCACCGCACCGGTGGCCGGGGCGTAGGCGCTGGGCTTGACGATGGCGGTGTTGCCCGCAGCAATGGCGTCGATCAGCGGGTCCAGGGTCAGCAGCACAGGGTAATTCCACGGGCTCATGATGAGCACGTTGCCGTAGGGAGAGGGAGACCGGAAGCTGCTGGCCGCAAACTGGGACAGCGGGGTGGACACCCGGCGGTTCCGCATTAGGCGGCGGACATGACGGATCATCCAGGTGGCCTCGGACAGGGTCAGCCCTGTCTCGCACATATAGCTTTCGGTGGCGGACTTGCCAAGGTCGGTCTTGAGGGCCCGGGCCAGGTCCGCCTCATGATTTTGCAGGGAGGCTTTGAGCTTTTTCAGCGCCGCAATGCGGGCTTCGGCGGGCAGGGTATGTCCGGCAGCGAAATACTCACGCTGCCGTTTGAGAATGGCTTGAATCTCCAGTTCCGTCATGGGTGGAAACCTCCTGAACTTGTTTGTACATATCTTCCAGCTTGTCGGGGCCCCACAGCACCGGCACCGGGTACAGCGGATTGGCTTCGTGGTCGGCATAGCGGGCCAGCTGGGGGATGTCCTCGGTCCGGATGCCGGGAAGGGTTTCGGGAATATCCATCGCGGCGTTCATGGCGTCGATGTAGGCAATGAACTCCTTGGCGGCCACCTCGTCACTGGCATCCTGGCTGACGCCGGAAGCCCGGGCCAGTTCGGCCAGCTTTTTCCAGGCGGCGCTGCCGTAGGCTTTCAGCACGATGGGCAGCAGCACGCTGTTGGCCAGGCCGTGGGCAATGCCGTACCGGCCGCCCAGGCTGTGGGCCACGGCATGGACATACCCCACATAACTCTTGGTGAAGGCGGTGCCGGCCAGGTAGGCGGCGCGCAGCATGTTGGCCCGGGCTTCCCGGTTATGGCCGTTGTAGTAGGCTTCCGGCAGGTTGTTGAAGATGAGCTGCACGGCCTCGATGGCGGCGGCCCGGGTGCCCTTGGTGGTGGAGCGGCCGATGTAGGCTTCCACTGCGTGGGTCAGCGCATCCATGCCGGTGGTGGCGGTCAGCTGCCGGGGCAGGTTGAGGGTCACGTCCGGATCGAGGACTGCATAATAGGGGATCAGCGAGAAATCGTTGATGGGGTATTTGTGGTGGATCTTCTCGTCGGTGATGACGGCGGCCAGAGTGGTCTCGCTGCCGGTGCCGGCGGTGGTGGGCACTGCGATGAGCAGCGGCAGACGGTGCATCACATGAAGCAGGCCTTCCATCTTGTCCAGAGACTTACGGGGCCGCACAATGCGGGCACCCACCGCCTTGGCGCAGTCCATGGAGGAACCGCCGCCGAAGGCGATGAGCCCCTGGCAGCCGTTTTCCAGGTAGAGTTCGCGGGCCTCCTCCACGTTGGCCACGGTGGGGTTCGCCACCGTCTTGTCGTAGACGATGCAGCGGATGTGAGCAGCCTTCAGCTCCTCCTCCAGATGGGCGGTCAGGCCCAGACCGTGGACGCCGGCGTCGGTGACCAGCATGACGCAGTCGATGTGGTGCTCCCGCAGCACGGCGGGCACGCCGCTGACACCTTCGATCAGTTTGGGCTCACGATAGGGCAGAAAAGGCAGCGCAATGCGCATGTCCAGCTGAAAAATACGGCAATAAATCTTCTTGGCAACGTTCATTTTTCTCATCCTTTCCCACTATGGACGCTATGATAAAGGATAAGACAAAAAGCAAGACAATGTCAAGTAAAACTTTAGGTAAATATTTTTTGAAAACTGTCAAAATTGACGAATTACCGTGCAGCGGCTTTTCTCATAGCCGGAACAGGGCAGACAGGCCGCCGCACTGCCGCACGAAAGATCCCCGCCGCAAAAAAGCTCCCCCGAACTTATGCAGCGTCCCATAAGGAAGTAAAAAGAAATTTGGCAGGAACCGGTGTGTTAAATCACGCCGGTTCCGATTCGTTTAGGGACTCCCTTCCGATCTTTAAAGGGATGCGGATTTGCCCCACATAGGTAAAGTATAAATCTATCTGCACATGCTTCCTCCCGTTCTCCCTTACCGGGCTGTGTACCACGATTTTGCTCACAAGCTCATTGAGGATGGCGGCGTCAAGTTCCGGAATATCCAGATACTTGTCCACCAGCTTTAGAAACTCATTCACATCGGAAACCTGCCCGGTCTGTGCTTCAATTTCTCGTTCCAGTACAGAGGCAAGCTGCTCAAGCTCTGCCTGCTCCTTCTCGTATTGGCGGGATAATTTTAAGTACCGGCTGTCGGATAGCTTGCCCAGCACATTGTCCTCATAGATGTGCTGGATAATCCGGTCCAAATCCTCCATCCGCTTTTTTGCCCCGGAGAGGGCTTTCTGTTTTTCTGCCAGTTCTGCCTTGCGGCTTTCCTCGTCCTGCGCCAGCATTTCCAGCTTGAAATCCTTCCGGAACATACGGACATAACTCAATGTCCGCTGGATGGTTTCCAGCACGATCCGGTAAAGCACCTGTTCCCGGATATAGTGGATTTTGCAGGAGCCGGTGTTGCTCTTGTAATTGGAGCAGACGAAATGGTTCTGGCTGTCATCCTTGTAAGTGCTGCAGGTGCAGAAATACAGCTTTGCTCCGCAGTCGGCGCAGTAGAGAAGGCCGGAGAATATGCTGGTTCTTCCTGTTTTTGTCGGCCTGCGTTTGTTCTTCCGCAGTTCCTGCACCCGTTCCCACTGTCCCTTCTCAATGATGGCGGGCTGGGTGTCCTCAAAAACCCGCTGGTTCTCAACCGGGTTTTCCATCCGCTTTTTGAATTTCAGAGACTTGGTATAGGTCTTGAAGTTCACGGTACAGCCCGTGTACTCCCGCCGCTCCAAAATTCTAAGCACGGCGTTGGTATTCCAACGGTATAGGTTTTCCGGCATGGCCCAGTCTTTCTGCTTCGCATGATAGGCGGTGACGGTCAGTACCCTGTCGGCTGTTAGGATTTTTGCAATCTGCATGGGGCCTTTCCCCGCAATGCAGAGGTTAAAGATACGCTGTACCACCTTTGCCGCTTCTTCATCCACGATCCATTTCTTTTTGTCCTGCGGGTCTTTTATGTAGCCATAGGGCGGATTGCTGGCGATATGCTCCCCGGCTTCACCCCGCATCTTTACCACTGCCCGGATTTTCTTGCTGGTATCCTTGGCGTAGTAGTCGTTGAATACATTTTTGAACACCGCAAAATCATTTTCTCCTTTGGCGCTGTCTACATCATCGTTGATGGCGATAAAGCGGACGTCATAGGCAGGAAAGATGAAATCCTGCAATCGCCCCATGTAGGAATACTCCCTGCCCAGCCGGGACAGGTCTTTGACAATCACAGCGGATACGCTGTAATCCTCCACATATCGCATCATCTCCTGGAACCCCGGCCTCTGAAAACTGGTCCCTGAGAATCCATCGTCCACGAAGAACCGGGTGTTCCGGAATCCATGGTCGGCGGCGTATTTGCTCAGCAGGGCTTTCTGGTTGGTAATGGAATTACTTTCCCCATCCAGGGCATCGTC encodes the following:
- a CDS encoding DUF4368 domain-containing protein; the encoded protein is MNQQPEKITALYCRLSQDDALDGESNSITNQKALLSKYAADHGFRNTRFFVDDGFSGTSFQRPGFQEMMRYVEDYSVSAVIVKDLSRLGREYSYMGRLQDFIFPAYDVRFIAINDDVDSAKGENDFAVFKNVFNDYYAKDTSKKIRAVVKMRGEAGEHIASNPPYGYIKDPQDKKKWIVDEEAAKVVQRIFNLCIAGKGPMQIAKILTADRVLTVTAYHAKQKDWAMPENLYRWNTNAVLRILERREYTGCTVNFKTYTKSLKFKKRMENPVENQRVFEDTQPAIIEKGQWERVQELRKNKRRPTKTGRTSIFSGLLYCADCGAKLYFCTCSTYKDDSQNHFVCSNYKSNTGSCKIHYIREQVLYRIVLETIQRTLSYVRMFRKDFKLEMLAQDEESRKAELAEKQKALSGAKKRMEDLDRIIQHIYEDNVLGKLSDSRYLKLSRQYEKEQAELEQLASVLEREIEAQTGQVSDVNEFLKLVDKYLDIPELDAAILNELVSKIVVHSPVRENGRKHVQIDLYFTYVGQIRIPLKIGRESLNESEPA